A window of Gemmatimonadales bacterium contains these coding sequences:
- a CDS encoding LD-carboxypeptidase: MGSKAVIRPPRLAAGCRVALIAPSGPLPERDDHARAAELCRALGYEPVPGPNAARRHGYLAGTDAERLADLNAALGDGSIDAVWCLRGGYGLTRILDGVDFAALARRPKPVVGFSDVSVLLNAITGETRVVAFHGPTARQPLGAFTRRHFERVLGSAEPAGRLERVPPPPDVLAPRAPRIATLRGGRAEGPLAGGNLSLLQCLVGTRWFPDLAGALLFLEDVGEELYRIDRMLSHLRLAGVLAGVAGVVVGQFTEMPRASDGGLDLDDVLEHYLAPLGVPVARGFPIGHMDEQWTLPLGVRARLDADAGELALLDPAVA; this comes from the coding sequence ATGGGGTCAAAAGCCGTCATCCGTCCGCCGCGCCTCGCCGCGGGGTGCCGCGTCGCGCTCATCGCACCCTCGGGGCCGCTCCCCGAGCGCGACGATCACGCTCGCGCAGCCGAGCTCTGCCGCGCATTGGGCTACGAGCCGGTGCCAGGGCCCAACGCTGCCCGCCGGCACGGTTACCTCGCGGGCACCGACGCCGAGCGGCTGGCCGATCTCAACGCCGCGCTCGGCGACGGTTCGATCGACGCCGTCTGGTGCCTTCGCGGCGGCTATGGACTCACCCGCATTCTGGACGGCGTCGATTTCGCAGCGCTCGCGCGGCGGCCCAAGCCGGTCGTCGGGTTTTCCGACGTGAGCGTGTTGCTCAATGCCATCACCGGCGAGACCCGCGTCGTCGCCTTTCACGGCCCCACCGCGCGCCAGCCGCTCGGCGCGTTCACCCGCCGCCACTTCGAGCGCGTGCTCGGCTCGGCGGAGCCGGCCGGCCGGCTGGAGCGCGTCCCGCCCCCGCCCGACGTGCTGGCGCCCCGCGCGCCGCGCATCGCCACGCTTCGCGGGGGCCGCGCCGAGGGCCCGCTCGCGGGCGGCAATCTTTCGCTGCTCCAGTGTCTCGTCGGCACCCGCTGGTTTCCCGATCTCGCCGGCGCGCTCCTGTTCCTGGAGGACGTGGGCGAGGAGCTGTACCGCATCGACCGCATGCTCTCGCATCTGCGGCTTGCGGGCGTGCTCGCCGGCGTGGCAGGTGTGGTCGTGGGACAGTTCACCGAAATGCCTCGCGCTTCCGATGGCGGCCTCGATCTCGACGATGTGCTCGAGCACTATCTGGCGCCGCTCGGGGTGCCCGTCGCACGCGGATTTCCCATCGGACACATGGACGAGCAGTGGACCCTCCCGCTCGGCGTGCGCGCGCGGCTCGATGCCGATGCCGGCGAGCTCGCGCTGCTCGACCCCGCGGTGGCCTGA
- a CDS encoding glycosyltransferase family 2 protein — translation MTFPQLWPALPWLVPYFTLPRLARGTPDLSNAPPGSGRTVSIVIPARDESATLETVLRSLLASEYPKLEIIVVDDRSSDDTAAIAERIAGGDPRVRLVRGAELPAGWFGKPWACVQGYRAAAGELVAFTDADTRHEPDFLGHAVGALEAERADLVTVAAHQRCDTFWERVVMPQIWLLLGLRYNPERVNRATRARDVIANGQFLLVTRAGYEAAGTHQSVRGEVAEDVALAQEFLRHGRKLHLAYAGRLIETRMYRGLAHLIEGWSKNFYLGGRRSFPEEPVLRALMPWLLAGVMGFWLAPVVVALCWALGGSVGGLGPAALAAAALTAGFWALMSFGMGIPPIYGLAYPLGAAMVLYIAARSTWRGARHVEWKGRVYRTDADSGAA, via the coding sequence ATGACGTTTCCGCAGCTCTGGCCGGCCCTGCCATGGCTGGTCCCCTACTTCACGCTGCCCCGGCTGGCCCGCGGCACGCCCGATCTCTCGAATGCGCCGCCCGGTTCGGGGCGCACGGTGAGCATCGTCATACCGGCGCGCGACGAGTCCGCCACGCTCGAGACGGTTCTCCGCTCGCTGCTCGCGAGCGAGTACCCCAAGCTCGAGATCATCGTGGTGGACGACCGATCGAGTGACGACACCGCCGCGATTGCGGAGCGGATCGCCGGCGGCGATCCTCGCGTCCGCCTCGTGCGGGGCGCGGAGCTGCCGGCGGGATGGTTCGGCAAGCCGTGGGCGTGCGTGCAGGGCTATCGCGCGGCCGCCGGCGAGCTGGTCGCCTTCACCGACGCGGACACCCGGCACGAGCCCGATTTCCTGGGGCACGCCGTGGGCGCGCTCGAGGCCGAGCGGGCCGATCTCGTCACCGTGGCCGCACACCAGCGGTGCGACACGTTCTGGGAGCGGGTCGTGATGCCTCAAATCTGGCTGCTGCTCGGCCTCCGATACAATCCGGAGCGGGTGAACCGGGCCACGCGCGCGCGCGACGTGATCGCCAACGGGCAGTTCCTGCTGGTGACCCGCGCGGGCTACGAGGCCGCCGGCACCCACCAGTCGGTGCGCGGCGAGGTGGCCGAAGACGTGGCGCTGGCGCAGGAGTTCCTCCGGCACGGCCGCAAGCTGCATCTTGCCTATGCGGGGCGGCTCATCGAGACCCGCATGTATCGCGGGCTCGCGCACCTGATCGAAGGCTGGTCGAAGAACTTCTACCTGGGCGGCCGGCGCAGCTTTCCCGAGGAGCCGGTGCTGCGCGCGCTCATGCCGTGGCTGCTGGCCGGCGTGATGGGGTTCTGGCTGGCGCCGGTGGTGGTCGCCCTCTGTTGGGCGCTCGGGGGATCGGTGGGTGGGCTCGGACCGGCCGCGCTCGCGGCGGCCGCGCTCACCGCCGGGTTCTGGGCACTCATGTCGTTCGGGATGGGAATCCCGCCGATCTACGGACTCGCGTATCCGCTGGGTGCGGCGATGGTGCTCTACATCGCGGCCCGCTCCACCTGGCGCGGCGCGCGCCACGTGGAGTGGAAGGGCCGCGTCTACCGGACCGACGCGGATTCGGGCGCGGCCTAG
- a CDS encoding zinc-dependent alcohol dehydrogenase, which translates to MTYRGPNKVRVDRKPEPRIEHPNDAVLRVTRAAICGSDLHLFHGFIPDTRVGTTFGHEITGVVEEVGPSVERLKRGDRVVVPFNISCGTCFFCERGLYGNCENTNPNAGIASGVFGYSHTTGGYDGGQAEYVRVPFADVGPMKIPDDMTEEDVLFLSDIFPTGYQAAEMGEIGEGDTVVVFGCGPVGLFAAKSAWLMGAGRVIAVDHVNYRLEFMRQFTGAETINFKEVDDIILTLKRMTDGRGPDVCIDAVGLEADGSRYQTLLGVKLKLQAGAATAIVWAIDAVRKGGNVVIMGVYGPPWDLIPIGTAMNKGLTLRMNQANVKRYMPHLLEHIRSGRVDAKSIITHRFPLEGVADAYHIFASKLDGCVKAVLMPEARS; encoded by the coding sequence ATGACCTACCGAGGACCCAATAAGGTCCGCGTCGACCGGAAGCCGGAGCCGCGGATCGAGCACCCCAACGACGCCGTGCTTCGCGTCACCCGCGCGGCGATCTGCGGCTCCGACCTGCATCTCTTCCACGGATTCATCCCCGACACCCGGGTCGGCACCACGTTCGGGCACGAGATTACCGGAGTGGTCGAGGAGGTTGGACCGTCGGTCGAGCGGCTCAAGCGGGGAGATCGCGTCGTCGTCCCCTTCAACATCTCCTGCGGCACCTGCTTCTTCTGCGAGCGCGGGCTCTACGGCAACTGCGAGAACACCAATCCGAATGCGGGCATCGCCTCGGGAGTGTTCGGCTACTCGCACACCACGGGGGGCTACGACGGCGGCCAGGCCGAGTACGTCCGGGTCCCCTTTGCCGACGTCGGCCCGATGAAGATCCCCGACGACATGACCGAGGAGGACGTGCTCTTCCTGAGCGACATCTTCCCCACCGGCTATCAGGCGGCGGAAATGGGCGAGATCGGCGAGGGAGACACTGTGGTCGTCTTCGGTTGCGGCCCGGTGGGTCTCTTCGCGGCCAAGAGTGCGTGGCTCATGGGCGCCGGGCGGGTGATCGCGGTGGATCATGTCAACTACCGGCTCGAGTTCATGCGGCAGTTCACCGGCGCGGAGACGATCAATTTCAAGGAAGTGGACGACATCATCCTCACGCTCAAGCGGATGACCGACGGCCGGGGGCCGGACGTCTGTATCGACGCCGTGGGGCTCGAGGCGGACGGCTCGCGTTATCAGACGCTGCTCGGCGTCAAGCTCAAGCTGCAGGCAGGCGCGGCGACCGCCATCGTGTGGGCAATCGACGCGGTACGGAAGGGCGGGAACGTGGTAATCATGGGCGTGTACGGGCCGCCCTGGGACCTGATCCCAATCGGCACCGCGATGAACAAGGGGCTCACGCTCCGGATGAACCAGGCGAACGTCAAGCGGTACATGCCCCATCTTCTGGAGCACATCCGGTCCGGCCGCGTGGACGCCAAGAGCATCATCACGCACCGTTTTCCGCTCGAAGGAGTGGCGGATGCGTACCATATTTTTGCCAGCAAACTCGACGGCTGCGTGAAGGCCGTCCTCATGCCGGAGGCGCGATCATGA
- a CDS encoding HAD-IA family hydrolase produces the protein MTRRTDREAAALEPASGRRYVPPMPSIRTVLFDLDGTLIDSIRLILDSYHHTLAEHGLPPRDDREWLKLVGTPLSSQFAEWKDDAGRLEALIATYRAYNLANHDRMVRVYPGVVDAVREIKASGCQTGLVTSKARAGALRGLRLVGLEALMDVLVCCDEVVNPKPHPEPVERAVALLGAAPAETVYVGDSIHDMRSGRAAGVRTAAALWGPFGREHLEAAEPDFWLETPRDLVRLVQDPMR, from the coding sequence GTGACGCGACGCACGGACCGGGAGGCCGCCGCGCTGGAGCCCGCGTCCGGGCGCCGCTACGTTCCGCCCATGCCGAGCATCCGCACCGTGCTGTTCGACCTGGATGGCACCCTCATCGATTCGATCCGGCTCATCCTCGACAGCTATCACCACACCCTCGCCGAGCACGGCCTCCCCCCGCGCGACGACAGGGAGTGGCTCAAGCTCGTGGGGACGCCGCTCTCGTCGCAGTTCGCCGAGTGGAAGGACGATGCCGGCCGGCTCGAGGCGCTCATCGCCACCTACCGGGCGTACAACCTCGCGAACCACGATCGCATGGTGCGGGTGTATCCGGGCGTGGTGGACGCGGTGCGCGAAATCAAGGCGAGCGGATGCCAGACCGGTCTCGTCACCAGCAAGGCGCGCGCGGGCGCGCTCCGGGGCCTCCGTCTCGTGGGACTGGAAGCGCTGATGGACGTGCTGGTGTGCTGCGACGAGGTGGTGAACCCGAAGCCGCACCCCGAACCGGTCGAGCGCGCCGTCGCGTTGCTCGGAGCCGCGCCCGCCGAAACCGTGTACGTGGGCGACAGCATCCACGACATGCGCTCGGGGCGTGCGGCAGGGGTGCGGACGGCGGCCGCGCTCTGGGGGCCGTTCGGCCGGGAGCACCTCGAGGCGGCGGAACCCGATTTCTGGCTGGAAACGCCACGCGACCTGGTGCGGCTGGTGCAAGATCCGATGCGATAG
- a CDS encoding SDR family oxidoreductase, with protein sequence MPRPLAQQTVVITGASSGIGRCTAQHLAARGARVVLTARRAEALAGLARQIEVDGGKALPVPGDVTREADLRAVARAAVERFGAIDTWVNNAAVFIQGRVQDLTLDEYRRLFDVNLVGYINGTQCALEPMLRQGSGNIIQISSIVAKRGAAWFSAYAASKAALDGFSQTLRAELWGTDVHVSTLYLPQLDTPIYRHSRGKFGTVPKPPPPVTDPLIAARAIARLAEKPAAERFLGAFGYFYRGVAKLPARAGDWFLHHTAGFTLSDIPDRGDNLDRPMDDVPRVRDGWAERGWRGITLREIARVLPWESAVGAAALGLAAGAAAKRMAGRNGRARPPGRGPGPRPGRRALGTARRARGG encoded by the coding sequence ATGCCGCGGCCGCTCGCGCAGCAGACTGTGGTGATCACCGGTGCGTCCAGCGGCATCGGACGCTGCACGGCACAGCACCTCGCGGCGCGCGGGGCGCGCGTCGTGTTGACCGCGCGCCGAGCCGAGGCGCTCGCGGGCCTCGCGCGCCAGATCGAGGTGGACGGCGGCAAGGCGCTGCCCGTGCCGGGCGACGTGACGCGCGAGGCCGACCTCCGCGCGGTGGCGCGCGCCGCCGTCGAGCGCTTCGGCGCGATCGACACCTGGGTGAACAACGCGGCGGTCTTCATCCAGGGCCGCGTGCAGGACCTGACGCTGGACGAGTACCGGCGGCTCTTCGACGTGAATCTGGTCGGCTACATCAACGGCACGCAGTGCGCCCTCGAGCCGATGCTCCGGCAGGGCTCGGGCAACATCATCCAGATTTCTTCGATCGTAGCCAAACGCGGCGCGGCCTGGTTCAGCGCGTACGCGGCGTCCAAGGCGGCGCTCGACGGGTTCAGTCAGACGCTGCGCGCCGAGCTCTGGGGCACCGACGTCCATGTCTCGACGCTCTATCTCCCCCAACTCGACACGCCCATCTACCGGCATTCCCGCGGCAAGTTCGGCACGGTGCCCAAGCCGCCGCCGCCGGTTACAGATCCCTTGATCGCCGCCCGCGCTATCGCGCGGCTCGCCGAGAAACCCGCCGCCGAGCGGTTTCTCGGCGCGTTCGGCTATTTCTATCGCGGCGTGGCCAAGCTCCCCGCGCGCGCCGGCGACTGGTTTCTCCACCACACCGCCGGGTTCACATTGAGCGACATTCCCGACCGCGGCGACAATCTCGACCGGCCGATGGACGACGTGCCGCGGGTGCGCGATGGCTGGGCGGAACGCGGATGGCGCGGCATCACGCTGAGGGAGATCGCGCGGGTGCTTCCCTGGGAGTCGGCAGTGGGCGCGGCTGCGCTCGGTCTTGCGGCGGGGGCCGCGGCGAAGCGGATGGCCGGTCGCAACGGACGGGCTCGGCCGCCTGGCCGAGGACCAGGTCCACGTCCCGGCCGGCGAGCGTTAGGAACGGCGCGCCGAGCCCGAGGGGGCTGA
- a CDS encoding helicase-related protein, which produces MTSPPAISISRPPSAARLPWWMASAPTIVAESLAAVPEPLATALEAGPAAPAREVVSALARSLAPAEADVGAPAWLWPEHHRTLRRVVAAVRRHHGCMLADPVGSGKTYVALAAAAALGGGRPACCIVPAALVTQWCRTARRLGVPAVVWSHERVSRGGLPCGAMGLVVIDESHHYRNPDTRRYRALAPWLVRRRALLLTATPTVNRLSDVTHQLRLVVRDDALAVHGVPSLTAMLDQGPRGHRVRAHAGASGGRGTSGTTSPAHAALGHVIFTRTLTREEGHPRPAALERAVPLDDGDMTAVLPLLSELDRLQLAANPAVAGLLRGVFWHAGASSPAALLAALRRYRRLLLHARDAERAGLKPARAELLRMTGGLGEQLLLWEMLGSTDGSATGGLAPGEIALDDLAPLEVLLSRAAAAADAPDGKVAKLAELLDDDRPTLVFAAARGTVRHLRDHLAARPIAWCTGAAAGIGRLHAPRDAVLGWFARRQETDRNRSHIPLELAPLHLVATDVLAEGLDLRRAARVVHYDLAWTPARLAQREGRARRAASAHAEVELVRFHPAPAVESRLRQLAVLAAKDALPAQVGLGSAGRRAWQWRADIADRFAGGPASAGVAAVRSDAAGVLAGFALSIVPGSGEEPALVGTWLLWRDARGRVTQDPDLIAARLDAAATLPDAPAPDRAAVTRALDALGPPIRDRIRAVRTAYWDAPTPTPCARRLVARLHALTRAAARRRDAGTLARLERALDFAAGGHTAGEAMMIEQIARATDAELLAGLGRLPLPAGRGDALRPTLTGLVFFRPP; this is translated from the coding sequence ATGACATCACCGCCCGCCATCTCGATCTCACGCCCGCCCTCCGCCGCGCGCTTGCCCTGGTGGATGGCGTCGGCGCCGACGATCGTCGCTGAGTCGCTGGCCGCGGTGCCGGAGCCGCTCGCCACCGCACTCGAGGCCGGGCCGGCGGCCCCGGCGCGCGAGGTGGTCTCGGCGCTTGCGCGGAGCCTGGCACCCGCCGAAGCGGACGTCGGGGCACCCGCATGGCTCTGGCCCGAGCACCACCGGACATTGCGGCGCGTAGTCGCTGCCGTCCGTCGCCATCACGGCTGCATGCTGGCGGACCCGGTCGGGAGCGGCAAGACGTACGTGGCGCTCGCCGCGGCCGCGGCGCTCGGCGGCGGGCGTCCGGCGTGTTGCATCGTGCCCGCCGCGCTCGTGACCCAGTGGTGCAGGACGGCCCGGCGGCTGGGCGTGCCCGCCGTCGTCTGGTCGCACGAGCGGGTGAGCCGCGGGGGGCTACCTTGCGGCGCCATGGGACTCGTCGTGATCGATGAGTCGCACCACTACCGCAACCCCGACACGCGGCGCTACCGCGCGCTCGCGCCCTGGCTCGTGCGGCGCCGCGCGCTGTTGCTCACGGCGACGCCGACGGTGAACCGGCTGAGCGACGTCACGCACCAGCTTCGCCTGGTCGTGCGAGATGACGCGCTGGCTGTGCACGGCGTACCGTCACTCACGGCGATGCTCGATCAGGGCCCGCGCGGGCACCGCGTCCGCGCTCACGCCGGGGCATCGGGCGGCCGCGGCACATCCGGCACGACTTCGCCGGCGCACGCGGCACTCGGCCACGTCATCTTCACCCGCACGCTCACACGCGAGGAAGGACACCCGCGCCCTGCCGCTCTGGAGCGCGCCGTTCCGCTCGATGATGGGGACATGACCGCTGTCCTCCCACTGCTCAGCGAGCTGGATCGACTGCAACTGGCCGCAAACCCCGCCGTCGCCGGGCTCCTACGCGGCGTGTTCTGGCACGCCGGCGCGTCGAGCCCGGCCGCGCTGCTCGCGGCACTCCGCCGCTATCGGCGCCTGCTGCTCCACGCGCGCGACGCCGAGCGCGCCGGCCTCAAGCCCGCGCGTGCCGAGCTGCTGCGCATGACGGGCGGCCTCGGCGAGCAACTGCTGCTCTGGGAGATGCTGGGTTCGACTGACGGCAGCGCCACCGGCGGACTCGCGCCCGGCGAGATCGCGCTCGACGATCTCGCACCGCTCGAGGTGCTGCTGTCGCGCGCGGCAGCGGCGGCCGACGCGCCGGACGGCAAGGTGGCCAAGCTCGCCGAGCTCCTCGATGACGACCGCCCCACGCTCGTCTTCGCCGCCGCGCGCGGCACGGTGCGCCACCTGCGCGACCACCTTGCCGCCCGGCCGATCGCCTGGTGCACCGGCGCGGCCGCCGGTATCGGCCGGCTGCACGCGCCGCGGGACGCGGTGCTTGGGTGGTTCGCGCGGCGACAGGAGACGGATCGAAACCGGTCGCACATTCCGCTCGAGCTTGCGCCGCTGCATCTCGTCGCCACCGACGTACTCGCGGAAGGGCTCGACCTGCGCCGCGCCGCGCGGGTGGTGCACTACGACCTGGCATGGACGCCGGCGCGGCTGGCGCAGCGCGAAGGCCGGGCCCGCCGCGCGGCGTCGGCGCACGCCGAGGTCGAGCTGGTCCGGTTCCACCCAGCGCCGGCGGTCGAATCGCGGCTCAGGCAGCTCGCGGTCCTCGCGGCCAAGGATGCGCTTCCCGCCCAGGTGGGGCTCGGCTCCGCCGGCCGGCGCGCCTGGCAGTGGCGGGCCGACATCGCGGATCGATTCGCCGGCGGACCCGCTTCGGCCGGTGTGGCTGCGGTGCGGAGCGACGCGGCGGGCGTCCTCGCCGGATTCGCGCTGTCCATCGTGCCGGGGTCCGGGGAAGAGCCGGCGCTGGTCGGCACCTGGCTCCTCTGGCGCGACGCCCGCGGGCGCGTCACACAGGATCCGGATCTCATCGCGGCGCGCCTCGACGCCGCGGCGACCCTGCCCGACGCGCCCGCGCCCGATCGCGCAGCCGTGACTCGCGCGCTCGACGCGCTCGGCCCGCCAATCCGCGACCGCATCCGCGCCGTCCGCACCGCGTACTGGGACGCGCCGACGCCCACGCCGTGCGCCCGCCGGCTGGTGGCGCGATTGCACGCGCTCACCCGGGCGGCGGCGCGGCGGCGCGATGCCGGAACGCTCGCGCGGCTCGAGCGCGCGCTGGACTTCGCCGCCGGCGGGCACACCGCAGGCGAGGCAATGATGATCGAGCAGATTGCCCGCGCCACGGACGCCGAGTTGCTCGCCGGGCTCGGCCGCCTGCCCCTGCCGGCCGGGCGCGGGGACGCCCTGCGGCCCACGCTCACCGGACTGGTGTTCTTCCGCCCGCCGTGA
- a CDS encoding N-6 DNA methylase codes for MGLESVLTSLKRLDDLPRLISALGHEARWEPAPEGAWQEGAWPERLVIRAALVGRAGELPWYGIEARDAPRAARAVARRLAGWGRTGGVLAIAPAARELAAAVAFGDIPHVACSLDAPEGLGLACLERLRRGPDDGGVRGALAAAAHAAEALAGEAVGRRFFRAFRATLERMAAALPAPCPAEDRHNLALLQLTRVLFLYLVQSKGWLDGQPDFLARQVDRCLSRGRRIERDLLRPLFFGTLNRPMAERSRLPRGFGRVPFLNGGLFEPHPLERHWPVALPSAIWRDAFDDLFERFRFAAGETGRPGVIAPDMLGRVFEGVMEPAARSRSGTFYTPAALVRSLVRAGLVALLAERLRCAAPRAERHLDERSSAARQALHHVTLLDPAVGSGAFLLGALDLLATLAAGDRSVWRARRRVLRRSLYGVDLNPAAVRLTELRLWLAVIADDPADAPERIEPLPNLDCLVRQGDSLIDPLGAGAGGAVTREASAALARLRHRLVAASGREKRELAREHRRAESRAFADSLTAAEARLAARIRRCIEEGRGCTLFGERRGLDTALRSELDGLRSERRALRLVRRRFEREGELPWFHYESHFADVFAAGGFDVVVGNPPWVRAERIAPEQRARLAARYRWWRSGVSRGFANRPDLSLAFVERSWELARPGGALALLVPAKLATAAYGTRARHALATSATLHAVADFTGRAEAAFEATVYPMALVATKSAPPPGHCVRAVLAAHEAPEAPQATLAGGAPWVLARGPDQAALQAIRAAHPRLGDRLGCHLGVKTGANAVFLNPRAPIEPELLRWAVRGRDLAPFRAGRHARLLWPCDQAGGALGALPCLAHAYLSAHEKRLRARTDYAGGPAWTLFRTAPATARCRIVWADLARRLTAAPLLAPDTEDQIPLNTCYVAPAPDPLATLAVAAWLNCTWVRAVARLGASAASGGFARFSAGVVAALPLPDAVLPDADLAALARDACTGRRIQGDIDDITARHLDLTPALRRALALVDGVGADDRR; via the coding sequence GTGGGTCTCGAGTCGGTCCTCACCTCGCTCAAGCGGCTGGACGACTTGCCCCGCCTCATCTCGGCGCTGGGCCACGAAGCGCGGTGGGAGCCCGCGCCCGAGGGCGCGTGGCAGGAAGGAGCCTGGCCCGAAAGGCTGGTGATCCGCGCCGCGCTCGTCGGGCGCGCGGGCGAGCTGCCGTGGTATGGCATCGAGGCGCGCGATGCGCCGCGCGCCGCGCGTGCGGTGGCGCGGCGGCTCGCGGGTTGGGGCCGCACGGGCGGCGTGCTGGCCATCGCGCCCGCGGCGCGAGAGCTCGCCGCGGCCGTGGCGTTCGGGGACATCCCCCACGTCGCGTGCAGCCTCGATGCGCCCGAGGGCCTCGGCCTCGCGTGCCTCGAGCGGCTTCGGCGTGGGCCCGATGACGGCGGTGTGCGCGGGGCGCTGGCCGCCGCCGCGCACGCCGCCGAGGCGCTAGCGGGCGAGGCGGTGGGGCGGCGGTTCTTCCGTGCGTTCCGCGCCACGCTCGAGCGGATGGCCGCGGCACTGCCCGCTCCCTGCCCTGCCGAAGACCGCCACAACCTGGCGCTGCTGCAGCTCACCCGCGTGCTCTTCCTCTATCTCGTGCAGAGCAAAGGGTGGCTCGACGGGCAGCCGGACTTTCTCGCTCGGCAGGTGGACCGCTGCCTGAGCCGCGGGCGGCGGATCGAGCGCGATCTCCTGAGGCCGCTCTTCTTCGGCACGCTCAATCGCCCGATGGCGGAGCGGTCCCGCCTTCCGCGCGGGTTCGGCCGCGTGCCCTTCCTCAACGGCGGACTCTTCGAGCCGCACCCCCTCGAGCGGCACTGGCCGGTCGCGCTGCCGAGCGCCATCTGGCGCGATGCGTTCGACGACCTGTTCGAGCGGTTCCGGTTTGCGGCGGGCGAAACCGGCCGTCCGGGCGTGATCGCGCCCGACATGCTGGGGCGGGTGTTCGAGGGCGTGATGGAGCCGGCGGCGCGGAGCCGGAGCGGCACGTTCTACACTCCCGCCGCGCTGGTGCGAAGCTTGGTGCGTGCCGGGCTCGTGGCGTTGCTGGCCGAGCGGCTTCGCTGCGCGGCGCCGCGGGCGGAACGGCATCTCGATGAACGAAGCTCGGCGGCGCGGCAGGCCCTGCACCACGTCACGCTGCTCGACCCCGCGGTAGGGTCCGGCGCCTTTCTCCTCGGCGCGCTCGATCTCCTGGCGACGCTCGCTGCTGGAGACCGTTCCGTCTGGCGGGCGCGGCGCCGGGTGCTGCGCCGCTCGCTCTACGGCGTCGACCTCAATCCCGCAGCGGTGCGGCTCACCGAGCTCAGGCTCTGGCTCGCGGTCATCGCCGACGATCCTGCGGACGCTCCCGAGCGCATCGAGCCACTTCCCAATCTCGATTGTCTCGTGCGTCAGGGCGACAGCTTGATCGATCCACTCGGCGCCGGCGCCGGCGGCGCGGTCACGCGGGAGGCCTCGGCCGCGCTCGCGCGGCTGCGCCATCGGCTCGTCGCGGCGAGCGGTCGCGAAAAGCGCGAGCTCGCGCGCGAGCATCGGCGGGCTGAGTCACGCGCGTTCGCGGATTCGCTCACGGCGGCGGAGGCGCGGCTCGCGGCTCGCATCCGCCGGTGCATCGAGGAGGGCCGGGGCTGCACGCTCTTTGGTGAGCGGCGGGGGCTCGATACCGCGCTCCGCAGCGAGCTTGACGGGCTCAGATCCGAGCGGCGCGCGCTCCGGCTCGTGCGGCGCCGCTTCGAGCGCGAGGGCGAGCTCCCCTGGTTCCACTACGAGAGCCACTTCGCCGACGTCTTTGCTGCGGGCGGCTTCGACGTCGTGGTCGGCAATCCGCCGTGGGTCCGGGCCGAGCGCATCGCGCCGGAGCAGCGGGCCCGGCTTGCGGCGCGCTATCGCTGGTGGCGCTCGGGCGTGTCGCGCGGGTTCGCAAACCGGCCGGACCTCTCGCTTGCGTTTGTCGAGCGGAGTTGGGAGCTGGCCCGGCCGGGCGGCGCGCTCGCGTTGCTGGTGCCGGCCAAGCTCGCGACGGCGGCATACGGCACGCGGGCCCGCCATGCGCTCGCCACCTCGGCCACGCTGCACGCGGTGGCCGATTTTACCGGCCGGGCCGAAGCGGCATTCGAGGCCACGGTGTATCCGATGGCGTTGGTCGCGACCAAGTCGGCGCCGCCGCCCGGCCACTGCGTGCGCGCGGTGCTCGCTGCGCACGAGGCGCCGGAGGCGCCGCAGGCGACGCTTGCGGGCGGCGCGCCGTGGGTGTTGGCCCGCGGGCCGGACCAAGCCGCGTTGCAAGCCATCCGCGCCGCGCATCCTCGCCTCGGCGATCGGCTCGGCTGCCATCTTGGAGTCAAGACCGGCGCCAACGCGGTATTCCTCAACCCGCGGGCACCGATCGAGCCCGAGCTGCTTCGCTGGGCCGTTCGAGGGCGCGACCTGGCACCGTTTCGCGCGGGGCGGCACGCGCGCCTGCTCTGGCCCTGCGACCAAGCGGGCGGCGCGCTCGGCGCCCTCCCCTGCCTCGCACACGCGTACCTGTCCGCCCATGAGAAACGGCTCCGCGCGCGCACGGACTACGCCGGCGGCCCCGCCTGGACGCTCTTCCGCACGGCGCCGGCCACCGCGCGGTGCCGGATCGTCTGGGCCGACCTCGCGCGCCGGCTCACGGCAGCGCCGCTGCTTGCTCCAGACACCGAAGATCAGATCCCGCTCAACACCTGCTACGTGGCGCCCGCGCCCGATCCGCTCGCCACGCTCGCCGTGGCCGCATGGCTCAACTGCACCTGGGTTCGCGCGGTCGCACGGCTCGGCGCGAGTGCCGCATCCGGCGGATTCGCGCGCTTCAGCGCGGGGGTGGTGGCCGCGTTGCCGCTGCCCGACGCCGTGCTCCCCGACGCCGACCTCGCCGCGCTCGCCCGTGACGCGTGCACCGGCCGGCGCATTCAGGGCGACATCGATGACATCACCGCCCGCCATCTCGATCTCACGCCCGCCCTCCGCCGCGCGCTTGCCCTGGTGGATGGCGTCGGCGCCGACGATCGTCGCTGA